Part of the Nicotiana sylvestris chromosome 2, ASM39365v2, whole genome shotgun sequence genome, TTactgggatgtttgttttgatattattgttcccttgccgggatgttgttgtaatattattgttcccttgccgggatgttctTACATTGTTGTTGttaccttgccgggattcttttatgattggtgttgataaatgaaatgggagcgggtggcacgcctgcaaaggtaatatataaaatgggagcgggttgcacgcctgcaacggtagtatatgaaatgggagcgggttgcacgcctgcaatggtatcatatgaaatgggatcgggttgcacgcctgcaacagtatTACATGTGTACCTATTTTTCTATTTCCTTAtctttgctggtaattgatttatgacaTTCCTTATATTTCTCTATTGTCGTTCTGTTGTTacctgttactccccgcagcatgtttcccccgctcaactttagttgtaattatctgcttctatttcctctgtatatgatttaactgcacagttttatttggtagtctggtcctagcctcgtcactactttgccgaggctaggctaggcacttactagcacatggggtcggttgtgctgatactacattctacactgtgtgcagatactgataccggagcgtttggaccgcagtgagtgtgctgtcttcagtccatgcaagtgacccgaggtagtcctgcagtcgtccgcgggccttggcgtctcctcctatcttttctcttactgtttttacttattcagagacaaacttatgtatttcattcagaccttgtttgtagtattcttagacagtgtgtgaacttgtgacaccaaattctaggtagagttgtaGTTAGACTTTCgcagtttgtattaagataaattatcagattttgtcttccgcttaattattttcgctatttgtataatatctactcatcactaataatggtttaaaactggaaaaggttaagtaattagaataatttggcttgcctagctttcaccagtagacgccatcacgactcccgagagtgagaaatccgggtcgtgacacttaccttaaatccagaatttaatcacgaaggaagttcatggagcaattgacaatcattatgctcaatcccaaagcttttactcaattggttagagtgtcgtgctgataacatgttataaaataataaaagaagaaaagtattGCAGAGCAAAacagagagagaattcttattgatatgagatgatttacaatggaatagaaccctttATTTATAGGTAGAGGGTGACTtggccaccaagtaataaaccctaactatttataataataataataataatagtagtttaACTCGCCTATTTTGAATTACTTCATTCTATTTAAAAGAAATTGGAGTACTAATTTGATTATTAAAGAAACCCTATATAAAACCCTTGGTCCTTGTAGATCATTCCTACCATTAATCAAACGATTTGATTCAAACAGCTGCTCCACTGTTTTTACTCTCTACAATCCTCTCTGCATCACATCCAATATCAATGGCAAGCACTGAGCCTAAACTCGAGAACagggaagaggaagaagaagcagccgGAGCCGATGATGAAGATACCGGAGCTCAGGTTGCCCCAATTGTCAAGCTTGAGGAAGTTACTGTTTCAACTGGCGAGGAGAATGAAGATGCCATCGTCGATTTGTAATTCACTTTCTCTTTATTGTGTCAATTGATCTGAAATTAGGGTTTAATTAATTACGCAATTgatcaaatctgtcattttcAATACTCCTTCAAGTGGAATCTAGGATTTGAACTTTATGGATTCGATTCGGGATTCTACGATGAACTCATTTGATTTACTGGGTCGAAATCAGTTGTTTGTACTTATTTAGTGTATTTTTTAAACAACACATATACAGGGTCCGAGTCAAAGCTATCGGATCAATGATCCAGTTTATAAAATATGTCTGTTTTTATATATTCTTCCGTTAGAATGATGTTGGAGTTTGCAGGGCGAGTATCAACACAGTTAATTTGCATGGAAATCTGTTTATTGCTTGTCCATTAATCCAATTCTAGGGTTAGTTAATAACCCAATTATTCAAATATGCCGTTTTAGATGcttctttcaaaatagaataacTGGGGTTGGATTACATGTGTCAACACAGTTAACTTTTAGTGTGAATCTCTTTGTTGCTTGTCCAGTAATTCGATTTAAATGTTCCCTTATTTAAAAGAAGATTGGTGGTGTACAAGTGTCAAAGTAGTTAAATATCTGCATCCAGTTGCGGATCCGGGATTTGAATTTTATGGGTTAGGGATTCTAGCATATTGACCTCAAGTGCTAATAAGTGGGTTTGGAATTTAATATTTGTTCATATTTTGTGGATTTCGTAACAAAATATGCAGGGTTTTCGTCAAAGCTATTGGGTTTGGCCGAACCATATGTTACGCCCGTATCCATCCAGATCTCTTTATTACTTGTCCATTAATCCAATTCTAGGGTTAATTAGTAACCTAGTTGTTCAAAGAATGGCTGCTTCAAAGTATAAGTGCCAATGCAGTCAATTGGTCCGCCCCAAATCTGTTCATTGCTTTTGCATTTATCCAATTCTAGGGTCCGGAGTATGAGTGTCAGTGCAGTTAATTTTCCGTCTGAATCTGTTTATTGCTTGCCTGCTGATCCAATTCTAGGGATAATTAATAAACCATTTTCCCAAATCTGCTGTTTAGTGCTCTCACCTTCCAAATGTAGATGGTGGGTTCCGAGTAGGAGTGTCGATGCAGTATATTTGTTGTGTGATTTCGGATctgattttcttcttctcttttgaaataaaatttgcaGGAAAGCCAAGCTTTATAGGTTCGATAAAGATGGGAATCAGTGGAAAGAGAGAGGTGCTGGAACTGTGAAGCTATTGAAGCATAAGGAAACTGGCAAAGTTCGCCTTGTTATGCGCCAATCCAAGACCCTTAAGATCTGTGCCAACCACCTTGGTCTGTTTttcttttaaagaaaattattttatgggGCCCTCCTTATTATGTGAATATTTCATGACAATTCCTGCTAGAGCATTCTATAAAGGGTAAAGAGTAAAGTATCTAAAAGATGTCAATCTTTTTAGAATTGAACAAAATGGAAAGAGTGTCATATATAGAGGAATATAAGAGGTATTAAATAATATTATACTCCCTATATCTATAAAAGGATGATGATATTTTGACTACATGCATAAAGAATGTAAAATTCAGTGTAAAGTAGGATGTAGATTTCTCAACCTTTTTGAAattaaatttaatattttataatctgTTGACTTAGCAGGAATCGTTTGAGTTAGGAAAGAGATTTGTATGTTAGTGTAGATATGTGATTTAGGGAATCTGTAGTCTTAAAGGACCCGTAATTTGTCAAAGAAATTATTGAGTATTGTAATGAAACTTGTTCGAATGAAGTATAATGAATATAGAGGATCTTTATAGCAGTTTACAGTGTAGTTACTTTTCTCCTAATTCTCGTTATGAATCAGTTTCATTTGCTTGGGTGATCTGAAGTATAGTGTCTCTTCTAATTTTTTTTGGGTTTAATTTTTTCTTGACAAGTATATGTTTTGGACGTGTTATCCAGTTCTCCCAACGATGACGCTTCAGGAACATGCTGGAAATGAGAAGTCTTGCTTGTGGCATGCACCAGAttttgctgatggtgaactgaaagATGAGCTTTTCTGCCTCAGATTTGCATCTATCGAGAGTGAGTAATCTCAACTCTGGATCACTATCTTTATCTACTTGTTTCTAAGTTTTCTTGTTAGTTAGATGGAGTTCTAGCAAATTAGTGAAGACAATACTTGATAGTTTCTTATTCATCAATCCTTTTCTGCCCTGTTAGCACATCATTATAGAAGTTTTCTCTATCACTATCAATCTAGAGGAGTTATCATAATTACATGTTTCTTATGCTTGGTAGTCAACCTTCCAATCCTTCTCCTTTATCCTAGTCTAGGGCCGGCTATGCTTTACATATGCAGTTGCTTCCTTATTTTTTGGGGGATAAATATAGGCAGTAGCTTCCTTTATCTCTATGGTTGCAAAATCAGCCATTTTATGTATGGATAGATTCTGTTTTTCTCTGAGTGCTTATTGCTTGAGTGTTATTTCCTTTGTTTTAGAGTTTTACGTACTCAGGTAGAAGTTTTACATCTCCACCTCTGTATCATTTATGAGAAGATTCCATATTAGTGACATTTTTTCAGTTGAAATATCAAGATGTATCATGAAACAACTTTTAGAAACTTTTTCAGTaagaattaattttaaaaaaagaaacttATAGCCCGTTtagccaagctgcaaaaatcagcttattttgagaagtgctttttttcaaaagtgtttttctcaaaagtacttttggtgagaagcagtttgtgtttggctaattagtttgaaaaacacttctgagcagcaattagtgtttggccaagctttaaaaaactgtttctaagtgtatttttctcaaaagtccttctcaaaaaagtgcttttgaggagaagcagaaacagttttggagaagaagaaaaaagctgcttctcctcaaaagcactttttttccttccagaagcttggccaaacacctcaatttttggccaaaaaaaagcacttttggccaaaaaaaagcttttggccaaacaggctattattCAGTTAACATAACCAGTGAATTGTGCTGGGTTTCCGACATACTATGAATTGCATGTTTCTCTCGACTTCTCAAATCCTGATGGGCCATAATTTTCAATCAAACATTAATTTTCCCCCTTGCCATATTTTAACTCTAGTCTGATCCTTTTCCTGTTAGAAACCAACTCAGGCTTGGCTATGCTGTAACTAAAGCCTGTATTTGTGTGTGTTTTTTACTCGGATGGAACTATAAAAAAGACTAGAATCTATCAGAGGGAAAAATTGTTTGTaaaccttaattttttttttgaaattgtaCTTTTAaatattccttttccttttcctttttacaCTCAATTGACGCTGATCTGGAATATTGAACGTCTGAGAAGTGCGAATCATATGATTAGATTTTGAGCCTGCATCAAATTCAGCGATTTAAACCTTTATTTAGATGCCATTCTGTATTTGTTTCCTTTTACCTCTTAGAGCTTTTTGGGTTCATGATGGACCATAATACCAACAAACTATAGGTAGGTACTTTGATTGAAATTATACTGTCTGTGTCCTTTTTTGGGGCATAGATGGTAAGAAAAGTCTCTTCAGGCTAATTGTGTCAAATTGTTATAATTTATCTGAAAGTAATTTTCGTACAAAAATTTGACTAGTAGGCACGAAATAAATGTTAGTGAAGTTATTAAGCTTGTAGATAAATTAGGCTATGAAATAATCAAAAAGATACGAGAGCAAGAAATAAATTTATATATCAACTAAAACATGGATGAAGAACGGAAACACTGTTTTATCCCATGTGTTGGGCAGCAGTAGCCCTGAGGGGTTGGGGTGGTGGTTGGTTGGCTGAGGGTGGGGATGGGgaataggtgagattttggggggggggggttacagGAGTGAGAAACAGTACTTTTCAATCTTATGTGACACGaaaaaacactaggtgatttcttcccatccGCCAAAACCTTGGTGGGCAGAACCCGGTACTTGTGCTGGTGGGAGGTAGCAAGTACATAGAGGATTAGTCGAGATGCACACAAGCTTCCCAGACATCATCTttatgaaaaaaaagagtcaaataTCCCAGCAGATACCTGAGCTAACCATAGGGTTGATTTTTACCTCAAAAAGCTTTATATGTATATGTTATATAATTTAGTTGATAAATCAGAACAAGAAAGTTTGCTGCACGTGTTTCACATTGGACTTGTGACTTGTCAAAAGGTGAATAAACAGAGTCCATCGCCAAGCTAAATGCACATGATGTGTTTCCTCTTCATCTAAAGTGAAGTGAATATATGGACGTGATTAATTTTTTCCATCTCAGATCTTTAGTCTAAAACTGACCTGTTTTCGTCATTCTTCCTCGAAACTCAAGGCTGCAAATTAGCTGACGGTTTCAATTGCTTCATCGAATCATCACTCTTTCCACTGTAAACCAAAGCCCTAACTTCTGTCTGAATATAAACCTGCTGTCCGTACTGTccaaaaagaaagggaaaaagcctagtatattttgtttgtttttgtttatgCATGTCTGCAGATGTGTAAGTTGAATATGATTCAGATAGAAAATCTTGGTTGATAAGTTGGGATAGAACTTGGAAGGAGTAAACATTTTTAGGAGTATAGGAATTTGCTCAGCCAATCTGGAtacatttttttgtttgttttgataaCCATGGTGTCCGGGCCTGCTTGCGTGCACCTCGATTAATTCCACGGGACACAAGCTACCTCCCACTAGCACAGGTACTGGGTAACTCTATTCACCAAGGCTGGGATAAttggaagaaatcacctagtatttTTTCCTACGCTTGGATTTGAACCTGAAATTTCATAGTTCTTAACCTACTTCATTGACTACTAAGCCACACTCTTGGCTGTACCTCTGGATACATCTAAAACTCATGAATTGATGAGTTTATTCTTAAA contains:
- the LOC104237039 gene encoding ran-binding protein 1 homolog c-like, encoding MASTEPKLENREEEEEAAGADDEDTGAQVAPIVKLEEVTVSTGEENEDAIVDLKAKLYRFDKDGNQWKERGAGTVKLLKHKETGKVRLVMRQSKTLKICANHLVLPTMTLQEHAGNEKSCLWHAPDFADGELKDELFCLRFASIENCKSFMEMFQEVAESQKKVENEDGSTAAGLLEKLSVEDKKAEEKSEDKAEDKTKEGDGKDENPSKDTEKKDESASA